One Sphaerisporangium krabiense DNA segment encodes these proteins:
- a CDS encoding winged helix-turn-helix transcriptional regulator, producing the protein MEPRSGCPINAAVEVLGDRWSLLVLRDVIFGDRRYFRALLTGSIEGIASNILADRLVRLVEAGILTRGAAVRGQRARYSLTEAGIQTLPIIYALGNWGLDWCTGGDELRSRQQFMRDAGPAFIEELMDELRVRHLGAPPKPHDGPSPLERLDAARAAAAEQEPDGER; encoded by the coding sequence GTGGAACCACGGTCCGGGTGTCCGATCAACGCCGCCGTCGAGGTGCTCGGAGATCGCTGGTCGTTGCTCGTGCTGCGCGACGTCATCTTCGGCGACCGCCGCTACTTCCGGGCGCTGCTCACCGGGTCGATCGAGGGCATCGCCTCGAACATCCTCGCCGACCGCCTCGTGCGGCTCGTCGAGGCAGGGATCCTCACCCGCGGCGCCGCCGTGCGGGGGCAGCGTGCGCGCTACAGCCTCACCGAGGCCGGCATCCAGACCCTTCCGATCATCTACGCCCTCGGCAACTGGGGCCTCGACTGGTGCACGGGCGGCGACGAGCTCCGGAGCCGGCAGCAATTCATGCGCGACGCGGGTCCGGCGTTCATCGAGGAGCTCATGGACGAGCTTCGCGTCCGCCATCTCGGCGCCCCGCCGAAGCCGCACGACGGCCCAAGCCCGCTCGAGCGCCTCGACGCCGCCCGCGCCGCGGCCGCCGAGCAGGAACCCGACGGCGAACGGTGA
- a CDS encoding dihydrofolate reductase family protein, translated as MGRFVYSMQVSLDLRIEQVPGDNGAGEWLRVDEELHREANARTRELALMVHGRVYYEVMEEFWPRAHEDASLPDVMREYGEIWTAKPKVLVSRTRRSADHNTRIIGGDDAIERLAALRAETDGGISVGGAALATQLLRAGLLDELLLFTHPAILGFGRPLFDDYDLPIDLDLLEQRSFAQGVTMHRYAIRDAKEASAC; from the coding sequence ATGGGCCGCTTCGTCTACTCGATGCAGGTATCCCTCGACCTGCGGATCGAGCAGGTTCCGGGGGACAACGGCGCCGGCGAGTGGCTACGCGTCGACGAGGAACTGCACCGCGAGGCCAACGCGCGGACGCGGGAGCTCGCGCTCATGGTCCACGGCCGGGTCTACTACGAGGTCATGGAGGAGTTCTGGCCACGGGCGCACGAGGACGCGTCGCTGCCGGACGTCATGCGCGAGTACGGCGAGATCTGGACCGCCAAGCCCAAGGTGCTCGTCTCCCGCACGCGCCGCAGCGCCGATCACAACACCCGGATCATCGGTGGCGACGACGCGATCGAGCGGCTCGCCGCCCTGCGGGCCGAGACCGACGGCGGCATCAGCGTGGGAGGCGCGGCGCTCGCGACGCAGCTGCTCCGGGCGGGGCTTCTCGACGAGTTGCTGCTCTTCACCCATCCCGCGATCCTCGGCTTCGGCAGGCCGCTGTTCGACGACTACGACCTGCCGATCGATCTCGACCTGCTGGAGCAGCGATCGTTCGCGCAGGGCGTCACGATGCATCGCTACGCCATCCGGGACGCGAAGGAGGCGAGCGCGTGCTGA
- a CDS encoding sensor histidine kinase produces the protein MDSRRTLVADTVAIIAAAAVVVGVVLQVMLPPAWAPRPAVTPDYPAGLAFPVVGALIVRRRPGLVLGPLMSAGGLLAAVAVLSQSLMLHLAASGALTAAGVLRWVSVATWALGGGLMAMVLPVYAPTGRPPSPRWRVVPIAGMLITGAQALNGVVRPDPPYAGYAFPAIIPNPLQIPGYTAYPVVRDLLVWPVYVCVVAALVSLALRLRDADPVTRRQIAWPLAAFAVYVVFLLLGEDFVLGATIWTALIPVAIMFSVLRYRLFGIDTVVSRTMLAAGLLAVVSAVYVGAGALSSLVVSEYHQVAGLVAALFAGTFFQPLRRALQRAIDRVMYGPVGDPVLLAQRLTQEVRRADPADALAAVVSVVRDGLAVGGVAVHVPDGMPPRVQSGEVGPDARVIPLIWHGEPVGSLSIGRPGARRFAAAHDDRVVHTLLPYVADVAHAVRMAADLQRSRERILAAREEERRRLRRDLHDGLGQTLSGLAMTLHIARASLRRSPVEAEVLLTDLGVGMEAVTGDLKQLVYGLRPPALDDLGLAGAIRGLAGPDPAVTVTAEGDLDDLPAAVEVAAYRIVQEALTNARRHAGGTSIRIGLTRGEDLRVTIADDGPGIPAGRRAGVGLSSMRERATELGGTCVLTSTPEGTTVEARLPTTAPAPR, from the coding sequence ATGGACAGCAGACGCACCCTCGTGGCCGACACGGTCGCCATCATCGCCGCGGCCGCCGTCGTCGTGGGCGTCGTGCTGCAGGTCATGCTGCCGCCCGCGTGGGCGCCGCGACCCGCCGTCACCCCCGACTACCCCGCGGGCCTGGCCTTCCCCGTCGTCGGGGCGCTGATCGTCCGCCGCCGTCCTGGGCTCGTCCTCGGCCCGCTGATGAGCGCCGGGGGCCTGCTCGCCGCCGTCGCGGTGCTGTCCCAGTCGCTGATGCTGCACCTGGCGGCGTCCGGCGCGCTGACCGCCGCGGGGGTGCTGCGCTGGGTCAGCGTCGCCACCTGGGCGCTCGGCGGCGGCCTCATGGCCATGGTGCTGCCGGTGTACGCGCCCACGGGCAGGCCGCCGTCGCCGCGCTGGCGCGTCGTGCCGATCGCGGGCATGCTGATCACGGGCGCGCAGGCCCTGAACGGGGTGGTGCGCCCCGACCCGCCGTACGCCGGGTACGCCTTCCCCGCGATCATCCCGAACCCGCTGCAGATCCCCGGCTACACCGCCTATCCCGTGGTCCGTGACCTGCTGGTCTGGCCGGTGTACGTCTGCGTGGTGGCCGCGCTGGTCTCCCTGGCGCTGCGCCTGCGCGACGCCGACCCCGTCACCCGGCGCCAGATCGCCTGGCCGCTGGCCGCCTTCGCGGTGTACGTCGTCTTCCTGCTGCTCGGGGAGGATTTCGTGCTCGGCGCCACCATCTGGACGGCGCTGATCCCCGTGGCGATCATGTTCTCGGTGCTGCGGTACCGGTTGTTCGGCATCGACACCGTGGTCAGCCGCACCATGCTCGCCGCCGGGCTGCTCGCCGTCGTCAGCGCCGTCTACGTCGGCGCGGGCGCGCTGTCGAGCCTGGTCGTGTCCGAGTACCACCAGGTCGCCGGGCTGGTGGCGGCGCTGTTCGCCGGGACGTTCTTCCAGCCGCTGCGGCGCGCGCTGCAACGGGCCATCGACCGCGTGATGTACGGGCCCGTCGGCGACCCCGTGCTGCTGGCGCAGCGGCTCACGCAGGAGGTCCGCAGGGCCGACCCCGCCGACGCGCTCGCCGCCGTGGTCTCGGTCGTGCGCGACGGCCTCGCCGTCGGCGGCGTGGCCGTGCACGTTCCGGACGGGATGCCGCCGCGGGTGCAGAGCGGCGAGGTGGGGCCGGACGCGCGGGTCATCCCGCTCATCTGGCACGGCGAGCCCGTGGGCAGCCTGTCCATCGGCCGGCCCGGCGCGCGCAGGTTCGCCGCCGCCCACGACGACCGGGTGGTCCACACGCTGCTGCCGTACGTGGCCGACGTCGCGCACGCCGTACGGATGGCCGCCGACCTGCAGCGCTCCCGCGAACGCATCCTCGCGGCCCGCGAGGAGGAACGCCGCAGGCTGCGCCGCGACCTGCACGACGGGCTCGGCCAGACGCTGTCGGGGCTCGCCATGACGCTGCACATCGCCCGCGCCAGCCTGCGCCGCTCCCCCGTCGAGGCCGAGGTGCTGCTCACCGACCTGGGCGTCGGCATGGAGGCGGTCACCGGGGACCTGAAGCAGCTCGTGTACGGCCTGCGTCCCCCGGCCCTCGACGACCTGGGCCTCGCCGGCGCCATCCGCGGCCTGGCCGGGCCGGACCCGGCGGTCACGGTCACCGCGGAGGGCGACCTGGACGACCTGCCCGCGGCGGTCGAGGTGGCCGCCTACCGTATCGTGCAGGAGGCCCTCACCAACGCGCGCCGCCACGCGGGCGGCACGTCCATCCGCATCGGCCTGACCCGCGGCGAGGACCTGCGCGTCACCATCGCCGACGACGGCCCCGGCATCCCGGCCGGGCGCCGCGCCGGGGTAGGACTCTCCTCGATGCGGGAACGCGCCACCGAACTCGGCGGCACCTGCGTCCTCACCTCGACCCCCGAAGGCACGACCGTCGAGGCCCGCCTCCCCACCACCGCCCCCGCACCCCGCTGA
- a CDS encoding ABC transporter ATP-binding protein, which produces MLLTLRYYGGELRRQWRTTAPGLVLPAVGNICLFYLAPLAVGGIVGHLSAGGEGTAAALLPYVLGFGALLLTGEVVWRLALHFVNRTEARGIEGLAAMGMRELLAKDAAFFHDNFAGSLTKRVLSFSSGFEGFTDTLTFAIVAKVVPLGFASVVLWRYHPLLVFVLVGLIVVTGFLIAPLIRRRQKLVDEREAAKVRVSGHVADVLANMDSVRAFAAEDREEVEHRARLAEQRRLSLRSWDYGNLRVDTVVAPLSVLTSTVGLLIAVALRGGLGVEAIVVTFTYYSNAIGIMFEFNQIYRRLESVLTESAQFAELLLTPPNVVDPADPQPLRPADTSVRFERVSFAHAGHPLLFDGLNLSIPAGTKIGLVGRSGGGKTTLTRLLLRLMDIQGGRILIGGQDISRLRQADLRGMIAYVPQDPAMFHRSLRDNIAFARPGATEAEILQAARAAHVTEFAEALPDGFDTLVGERGVKLSGGQRQRVALARAILRDAPILLLDEATSALDSESEILVQEALWTLMRDRTALVVAHRLSTVVRMDRLVVLDQGRIVEQGDHRELLRAQGPYARLWHHQSGGFLTEEPTGEPAEEQARGYASDALAADARG; this is translated from the coding sequence GTGCTGCTGACGCTTCGCTACTACGGCGGCGAACTGCGCAGGCAGTGGCGCACAACGGCGCCCGGCCTGGTCCTGCCCGCGGTCGGCAACATCTGCCTGTTCTACCTGGCGCCGCTGGCCGTCGGCGGGATCGTCGGGCACCTGTCGGCGGGCGGGGAGGGCACCGCCGCCGCGCTCCTGCCGTACGTGCTCGGCTTCGGCGCGCTGCTGCTCACCGGCGAGGTGGTGTGGCGGCTGGCCCTGCACTTCGTGAACCGCACGGAGGCCCGGGGCATCGAGGGTCTCGCCGCGATGGGCATGCGCGAGCTGCTGGCCAAGGACGCCGCGTTCTTCCACGACAACTTCGCCGGCTCGCTCACCAAGCGGGTGCTGAGCTTCTCCAGCGGGTTCGAGGGCTTCACGGACACGCTCACGTTCGCGATCGTCGCCAAGGTGGTGCCGCTGGGGTTCGCCTCGGTGGTGCTGTGGCGGTACCACCCGCTGCTGGTCTTCGTGCTCGTGGGCCTCATCGTCGTCACCGGCTTCCTCATCGCTCCGCTCATCCGCCGCCGCCAGAAGCTCGTGGACGAGCGCGAGGCCGCCAAGGTGCGGGTGTCCGGGCACGTCGCCGACGTGCTGGCCAACATGGACAGCGTGCGCGCGTTCGCGGCGGAGGACCGCGAGGAGGTGGAGCACCGCGCCCGCCTCGCCGAGCAGCGCAGGCTGTCGCTGCGCTCCTGGGACTACGGCAACCTGCGGGTGGACACGGTCGTCGCGCCCCTGTCGGTGCTGACCAGCACCGTCGGCCTGCTCATCGCCGTCGCGCTGCGCGGCGGGCTGGGCGTGGAGGCGATCGTGGTGACGTTCACGTACTACTCGAACGCGATCGGCATCATGTTCGAGTTCAACCAGATCTACCGGCGCCTGGAGAGCGTGCTCACCGAGTCGGCCCAGTTCGCCGAGCTCCTCCTCACGCCGCCGAACGTGGTCGACCCCGCCGACCCGCAACCGCTGCGGCCCGCCGACACCAGTGTCCGGTTCGAGCGGGTGTCGTTCGCGCACGCCGGTCATCCGCTCCTGTTCGACGGCCTGAACCTGTCCATCCCGGCGGGCACCAAGATCGGCCTGGTCGGCCGGTCCGGCGGCGGGAAGACCACGCTCACCCGGTTGCTGCTCCGCCTCATGGACATCCAGGGCGGCCGCATTCTCATCGGCGGCCAGGACATCTCCCGGCTCCGCCAGGCCGACCTGCGCGGCATGATCGCGTACGTCCCCCAGGATCCCGCCATGTTCCACCGGTCGCTGCGCGACAACATCGCCTTCGCCCGGCCGGGCGCCACCGAGGCCGAGATCCTCCAGGCGGCGCGGGCGGCGCACGTCACGGAGTTCGCCGAAGCCCTGCCGGACGGCTTCGACACCCTGGTCGGGGAACGCGGCGTCAAGCTGTCCGGCGGGCAGCGGCAGCGCGTCGCCCTGGCCCGCGCCATCCTGCGCGACGCGCCGATCCTCCTGCTGGACGAGGCCACCAGCGCGCTGGACTCCGAGAGCGAGATCCTCGTCCAGGAGGCGCTGTGGACCCTGATGCGCGACCGCACCGCGCTCGTGGTCGCGCACCGGCTGAGCACCGTCGTCCGCATGGACCGCCTGGTCGTGCTCGACCAGGGACGCATCGTGGAGCAGGGCGACCACCGCGAGCTCCTCCGGGCCCAGGGGCCGTACGCCCGCCTGTGGCACCACCAGTCCGGCGGCTTCCTGACGGAGGAGCCCACCGGCGAGCCGGCCGAGGAGCAGGCCCGGGGGTACGCCTCGGACGCCCTCGCCGCCGACGCGCGCGGGTGA
- a CDS encoding TetR/AcrR family transcriptional regulator, protein MGRPPKFGRDQILDAALAIVAEDGPGAATMAAIAARLGAPTGSLYHRFGSRDLLIATLWLRGVRRFQDGFVAALAAGDPYAAALHTPRWCRDHPAEAAVLLLHRREDLAARWPAELGAEAAGADTRVRAALDAFAAERPGLDRERLVFALVDVPYGAVRRHLLARRPPPPLVDDLVLATCRAVLPPP, encoded by the coding sequence ATGGGAAGACCGCCCAAGTTCGGCCGTGACCAGATCCTGGACGCCGCGCTGGCGATCGTCGCCGAGGACGGTCCCGGCGCCGCGACCATGGCCGCCATCGCCGCACGCCTCGGCGCGCCGACCGGCTCCCTCTACCACCGGTTCGGCTCGCGCGACCTGCTGATCGCCACCCTGTGGCTGCGCGGCGTCCGCCGGTTCCAGGACGGGTTCGTCGCCGCGCTGGCGGCCGGAGACCCGTACGCGGCGGCACTGCACACGCCCCGCTGGTGCCGCGACCATCCCGCCGAGGCGGCCGTCCTGCTCCTGCACCGCCGGGAGGACCTCGCCGCCCGGTGGCCCGCCGAGCTGGGCGCGGAGGCGGCCGGCGCCGACACCCGCGTCCGCGCGGCGCTCGACGCCTTCGCCGCCGAGCGCCCCGGCCTCGACCGCGAACGGCTGGTCTTCGCGCTCGTCGACGTCCCCTACGGCGCCGTCCGCCGCCACCTGCTCGCCCGCCGCCCCCCGCCGCCCCTGGTGGACGACCTCGTCCTCGCCACCTGCCGCGCCGTCCTGCCGCCGCCGTGA
- a CDS encoding lamin tail domain-containing protein, with product MRIRPVLTAAVLAAGLLVVSQPAHAAAPAVQIAKIYYDSPGSPDNGANSSLNGEYVQIRNYAKKAVTLKGWTMRDTTRQAGHVYTFGAFTLGAGKTVTLRTGKGKDTATTLYWGRSGGTFAYIWNQDKDTAYLRNASGALVDSCSYNSTQAAYKLC from the coding sequence GTGCGTATCCGCCCTGTGCTCACGGCCGCCGTCCTGGCCGCCGGCCTGCTGGTCGTGTCACAGCCCGCCCACGCGGCGGCCCCGGCCGTCCAGATCGCCAAGATCTACTATGACTCGCCCGGTTCGCCGGACAACGGCGCGAACAGCAGTCTGAACGGCGAGTACGTGCAGATCAGGAATTACGCGAAGAAGGCCGTCACTCTCAAGGGCTGGACCATGCGCGACACGACCCGGCAGGCCGGTCACGTCTACACGTTCGGCGCGTTCACCCTCGGAGCCGGGAAGACCGTCACCCTGCGCACCGGTAAGGGAAAGGACACCGCCACCACCCTCTACTGGGGCAGGAGCGGAGGAACTTTCGCCTATATCTGGAATCAGGACAAGGACACCGCATACCTGCGAAACGCCTCCGGCGCCCTGGTGGACTCCTGCTCCTACAACTCCACCCAGGCCGCCTACAAACTCTGCTGA
- a CDS encoding (Fe-S)-binding protein — translation MLWIAVAIAGLAATAVTALVAGRRVLFLHRLATSGQPAPERIEYARTHVGAEVKAQLVEVFGQKKLLKWTPSGTAHFFVMWAFFILATVYLEAYGALVQGAVTGTPDFHIPLIGTWPVLGFLQDFIAVAALCGLIAFTAIRVKNSPKKLGRGSRFSGSHLGGAWLTLFMIFNVIWTMFLFRGAAVNTGNFPYRSGAFASDLVAGILPRSEALEAVGLLLHIGVMLVFLVLVVNSKHLHIFTAPLNVLFSRRPDGLGAAQPMRSGGKLLDFEEADPETDVFGRGKIQDTTWKGFLDFYTCTECGRCQSQCPAWNTDKPLSPKMLILDQRDHALAAAPYLLAGDAERENFPEDVLALLDKPLVGEDGVIHPDVLWSCTNCGACVEQCPVDIEHIDHILDMRRYQVMIESAFPSEAGVMLKNLENKGNPWGLPEGKRADWIEELDFEVTIVDEKMPEDTEYLFWVGCAGALEDRAKKTTKAVAELLHIAGVKFAVLGPMEACTGDPARRLGMEFVFTMLAQQNIETLNEAGVRKIVATCPHCFNTLANEYPQLGGHFEVVHHTQLLAHLVEAGKLTPVTPIEEKITYHDPCFLGRHNKVYAQPRDIMATVPGVRTQEMHRCKERGFCCGAGGARMWMEERIGKRINTERVDEALTTDPDTVSTACPFCLVMLGDAINEKKNTGQAKETLEVVDVAQLLIKSVKGEPAPTP, via the coding sequence GTGCTCTGGATAGCGGTCGCGATCGCCGGCCTCGCCGCCACCGCCGTCACCGCCCTCGTGGCAGGCCGGCGCGTGCTGTTCCTCCACCGGCTCGCCACCAGCGGCCAGCCCGCCCCCGAGCGGATCGAGTACGCGAGGACGCACGTCGGCGCGGAGGTCAAGGCGCAGCTCGTCGAGGTCTTCGGGCAGAAGAAGCTGCTGAAGTGGACGCCGTCCGGCACGGCGCACTTCTTCGTGATGTGGGCGTTCTTCATCCTCGCCACCGTCTACCTCGAGGCGTACGGCGCGCTCGTCCAAGGCGCGGTCACCGGCACGCCCGACTTCCACATCCCGCTCATCGGCACCTGGCCCGTGCTGGGCTTCCTGCAGGACTTCATCGCGGTCGCGGCGCTGTGCGGCCTGATCGCCTTCACCGCCATCCGCGTCAAGAACTCGCCGAAGAAGCTCGGCCGCGGCTCCCGGTTCTCCGGCTCGCACCTCGGCGGCGCCTGGCTCACGCTGTTCATGATCTTCAACGTGATCTGGACGATGTTCCTGTTCCGTGGCGCGGCCGTCAACACCGGCAACTTCCCGTACCGGTCGGGCGCCTTCGCCTCCGACCTCGTCGCCGGGATCCTGCCGCGCAGCGAGGCGCTGGAGGCGGTGGGGCTGCTGCTGCACATCGGCGTGATGCTGGTGTTCCTGGTGCTCGTGGTGAACTCCAAGCACCTGCACATCTTCACCGCGCCGCTGAACGTGCTGTTCTCCCGCCGTCCCGACGGTCTCGGCGCGGCCCAGCCGATGCGCAGCGGCGGCAAGCTGCTCGACTTCGAGGAGGCCGACCCCGAGACCGACGTCTTCGGCCGCGGGAAGATCCAGGACACCACCTGGAAGGGGTTCCTGGACTTCTACACCTGCACCGAGTGCGGCCGGTGCCAGTCGCAGTGCCCCGCCTGGAACACCGACAAGCCGCTGTCGCCCAAGATGCTGATCCTGGACCAGCGCGACCACGCCCTCGCGGCCGCCCCGTACCTGCTGGCGGGGGACGCCGAGCGCGAGAACTTCCCGGAGGACGTGCTCGCGTTGCTCGACAAGCCGCTGGTCGGCGAGGACGGGGTCATCCACCCCGACGTGCTGTGGTCGTGTACCAACTGCGGCGCGTGCGTCGAGCAGTGCCCCGTGGACATCGAGCACATCGACCATATCCTCGACATGCGCCGCTACCAGGTCATGATCGAGTCGGCCTTCCCGTCCGAGGCCGGGGTGATGCTGAAGAACCTGGAGAACAAGGGCAACCCCTGGGGCCTGCCCGAGGGCAAGCGCGCCGACTGGATCGAGGAGCTGGACTTCGAGGTCACGATCGTCGACGAGAAGATGCCCGAGGACACGGAGTACCTGTTCTGGGTGGGCTGCGCCGGCGCGCTGGAGGACCGGGCCAAGAAGACCACCAAGGCCGTGGCCGAGCTGCTGCACATCGCCGGAGTGAAGTTCGCGGTGCTGGGCCCGATGGAGGCCTGCACCGGCGACCCGGCCCGCCGCCTGGGCATGGAGTTCGTGTTCACCATGCTGGCTCAGCAGAACATCGAGACGTTGAACGAGGCGGGGGTGAGGAAGATCGTGGCGACCTGCCCGCACTGCTTCAACACCCTGGCCAATGAGTACCCGCAGCTGGGCGGTCACTTCGAGGTGGTACACCACACCCAGCTGCTGGCGCACCTGGTCGAGGCGGGCAAGCTGACGCCGGTGACGCCGATCGAGGAGAAGATCACCTATCACGATCCGTGTTTCCTGGGGCGGCACAACAAGGTGTACGCCCAGCCGCGCGACATCATGGCGACGGTGCCAGGGGTGCGGACCCAGGAGATGCACCGGTGCAAGGAGCGGGGGTTCTGTTGTGGCGCGGGCGGGGCGCGGATGTGGATGGAGGAGCGGATCGGTAAGCGGATCAACACCGAGCGGGTGGATGAGGCGCTGACCACCGATCCCGACACCGTGTCCACCGCGTGCCCGTTCTGCCTGGTGATGCTGGGGGACGCGATCAACGAGAAGAAGAACACCGGCCAGGCCAAGGAAACCCTGGAAGTCGTCGACGTCGCCCAGCTGCTCATCAAGTCCGTCAAGGGGGAGCCGGCGCCCACCCCCTGA
- a CDS encoding nuclear transport factor 2 family protein, whose protein sequence is MSTALDVVQGFYTAAQAADGAALARLLHPDFEARTAPGMPCGAGGAFHGPQEALIRVWGAVYGDFDTAPYAETWEQTTDGTVVVTGHYRGTARATGRGYEAEFVHLWRVADGKLSRLHQYTDTARWHQALAPAPGGG, encoded by the coding sequence ATGAGCACGGCTCTCGACGTCGTCCAGGGCTTCTACACCGCGGCCCAGGCCGCCGACGGCGCGGCGCTCGCGCGCCTGCTGCACCCGGACTTCGAGGCCCGCACCGCCCCCGGCATGCCCTGCGGCGCGGGCGGCGCCTTCCACGGGCCGCAGGAGGCGCTCATCCGCGTCTGGGGCGCGGTGTACGGGGACTTCGACACCGCGCCCTACGCCGAGACCTGGGAGCAGACCACCGACGGGACCGTCGTGGTCACCGGCCACTACCGGGGCACCGCGCGGGCCACCGGCCGCGGCTACGAGGCCGAGTTCGTCCACCTGTGGCGCGTCGCCGACGGAAAGCTGTCCCGGCTGCACCAGTACACCGACACCGCCCGCTGGCACCAGGCCCTCGCCCCGGCCCCCGGCGGCGGGTGA
- a CDS encoding MBL fold metallo-hydrolase: protein MLRRVAEGVWVHESEFVQSNAVAVQGRAGVLLIDPGVTGSEIECLANDLRELGQPVVAGFSTHPDWDHLLWHARLGEAPRYGTARCAATVRDQLSDADAKARVAAHLQETEIAGRVPLDLLGLITGLPAETARVPWDGPGVRIIEHQAHAPGHAALLIEERGVLVAGDMLSDVLIPMLDLDGTADPIEDHLAALRLLEAVAGGVDVVVPGHGSVGGSDQVQARIEQDRAYVLALRNGRAPADARIGPSAKPGWEWVSDVHEGQLHRLARRSERDGTPR from the coding sequence GTGCTGAGGCGGGTCGCGGAGGGGGTGTGGGTGCACGAGAGCGAGTTCGTGCAGAGCAACGCCGTTGCGGTCCAGGGCCGGGCCGGTGTGTTGCTCATCGACCCCGGGGTGACCGGCTCCGAGATCGAGTGCCTCGCGAACGACCTTCGCGAGTTGGGTCAGCCCGTTGTGGCAGGGTTCTCCACGCATCCGGATTGGGATCACCTGCTCTGGCACGCCCGGCTCGGCGAGGCGCCCCGGTACGGCACGGCGCGCTGCGCGGCCACCGTCCGAGATCAGCTGTCGGACGCGGACGCGAAGGCCCGCGTCGCCGCCCACCTGCAGGAGACGGAGATCGCCGGGCGCGTACCGCTGGACCTGCTCGGCCTCATCACCGGCCTGCCCGCCGAAACCGCGCGGGTTCCCTGGGACGGCCCCGGCGTCCGGATCATCGAGCATCAAGCGCATGCCCCGGGCCATGCGGCGCTGTTGATCGAGGAACGCGGGGTTCTCGTCGCCGGCGACATGCTCTCCGATGTCTTGATTCCGATGCTCGACCTGGACGGCACCGCCGACCCGATCGAGGACCACCTCGCCGCGCTACGGCTGCTGGAGGCCGTGGCGGGCGGCGTTGACGTCGTCGTGCCGGGCCACGGCTCCGTCGGCGGATCCGACCAGGTACAGGCACGGATCGAACAGGATCGGGCGTACGTGCTCGCGTTGCGGAACGGCCGAGCCCCCGCCGACGCGCGGATCGGCCCATCGGCCAAGCCCGGCTGGGAGTGGGTGAGCGACGTGCACGAAGGGCAACTCCACCGCCTCGCCCGAAGAAGCGAGCGCGACGGGACGCCCCGCTAG
- a CDS encoding fatty acid desaturase family protein encodes MTDTSTIDAPERAARGSDFARLSRRVADAGLLDRRPGYYALRITLVVALLAGGWGAFLALGDSWAQLLVAAYLAVVFAQVALLAHDLAHRQVFRSRRYAQAAGWLAGNLGIGMSYGWWMDKHTRHHANPNHEDHDPDVSPDILIWSHRQAAASRGVARIVGRWQAYLFFPLLTLEGLNLHVSSFRALRRPQLKHRAVEAVLLVAHVAAYLATVFAVLPLGKALLFVAVHQAIFGVYLGCTFAPNHKGMPTLTAEDRLDFLRRQVLTSRDVRGGLVVDVALGGLNYQIEHHLFPSMPTPNLRHAQPLVRAYCAELGIPYHETGLIDSYAQALRHMHAIGAPIRARG; translated from the coding sequence GTGACCGACACCTCCACCATCGACGCCCCCGAACGCGCGGCGCGCGGCAGCGACTTCGCGCGGCTGTCGCGGCGCGTGGCCGACGCCGGGCTGCTGGACAGGCGCCCCGGGTACTACGCCCTGCGGATCACGCTCGTCGTCGCCCTGCTCGCGGGCGGCTGGGGCGCGTTCCTCGCGCTCGGCGACTCCTGGGCCCAACTGCTCGTGGCGGCGTACCTGGCGGTGGTCTTCGCCCAGGTGGCGCTGCTGGCGCACGACCTGGCGCACCGGCAGGTCTTCCGGTCCAGGCGGTACGCCCAGGCAGCCGGCTGGCTGGCGGGCAACCTGGGCATCGGCATGAGCTACGGCTGGTGGATGGACAAGCACACCCGCCACCACGCCAACCCCAACCACGAGGACCACGACCCCGACGTCTCCCCCGACATCCTGATCTGGTCGCACCGGCAGGCCGCGGCGAGCCGGGGCGTGGCGAGGATCGTCGGCCGCTGGCAGGCGTACCTGTTCTTCCCCCTGCTGACCCTCGAGGGCCTCAACCTGCACGTGTCGAGCTTCCGCGCGCTCCGGCGTCCGCAGCTCAAGCACCGCGCGGTGGAGGCGGTCCTGCTGGTCGCCCACGTCGCGGCCTACCTCGCGACGGTGTTCGCCGTTCTCCCGCTCGGCAAGGCCCTGCTGTTCGTCGCCGTCCACCAGGCGATCTTCGGCGTGTACCTCGGCTGCACGTTCGCCCCGAACCACAAGGGCATGCCCACGTTGACCGCCGAGGACCGGCTGGACTTCCTGCGACGCCAGGTGCTCACCTCCCGCGACGTGCGCGGCGGCCTGGTGGTGGACGTCGCGCTGGGCGGCCTCAACTACCAGATCGAGCACCACCTGTTCCCGAGCATGCCGACCCCCAACCTGCGCCACGCCCAGCCCCTGGTCCGCGCCTACTGCGCCGAACTCGGCATCCCGTACCACGAGACCGGCCTGATCGACTCCTACGCCCAAGCCCTCCGCCACATGCACGCCATCGGCGCCCCCATCCGCGCACGAGGCTGA